The proteins below come from a single Podarcis muralis chromosome 8, rPodMur119.hap1.1, whole genome shotgun sequence genomic window:
- the RIPK2 gene encoding receptor-interacting serine/threonine-protein kinase 2 isoform X1 translates to MAADAGMRTNGGGRSDGSCASCDISYTLPTISSNKLPDLRFISRGAYGTVSSARHADWRIPVAVKCLQGPLLESERDNLLKEAEILHQARFSYILPILGICNEPEFLGIVTEYMPSGSLNQLLHSKNVYPDIAWSLRFRILYEIALGVNYLHNMSPPLLHHDLKTHNILLDSDFHVKIADFGLSKWRLVSMSLSRGEKSMPEGGTIIYMPPEDYDFSQKTRATIKHDIYSYAIIMWEVLSRKQPFEDVINPLQIMYSVSQGKRPDTGDDYLPLDIPHRALMLSLMESGWGQNPDERPSFSRCLIELEPLLRTFDEIPMLQAVIQLKKAKAEYEWRCVHKPSKKTDGESISLNIPLNPSTQEDSSSQCDSYLSRNTVRDTSKQCNLLSEGKYDSLDEPHSLISLKQNRSLPSTIPSYASQQNSCSSTTDSSDSSNSTPYPRQPPRSNSDFMLQTLQTLQRQEQQDETVAHQWIQTRREDIVNQMTEACLNQSLDALLSRDLIMKEDYELISTKPTRTSKVRQLLDTTDSQGEEVARVIVQKLKDNKQLGLQPYPNISAPCRSTSLN, encoded by the exons ATGGCTGCTGACGCCGGCATGAGGACGAACGGCGGTGGCAGGAGCGACGGCAGCTGCGCGTCCTGCGACATCAGCTACACGCTCCCCACGATCTCCTCCAACAAGCTCCCGGACTTGCGCTTCATCAGCCGCGGCGCGTATGGCACGGTGTCCTCTGCGCGCCACGCAGACTGGCGGATCCCAGTGGCTGTCAAGTGCCTGCAGGGACCCCTGCTAGAGAG TGAGAGAGACAATCTCCTGAAAGAAGCTGAAATTTTACACCAGGCGAGGTTCAGTTACATTCTGCCAATTCTGGGGATTTGCAACGAACCTGAATTTCTGGGCATCGTGACGGAATATATGCCAAGTGGGTCACTGAACCAACTTTTACACAGC aAAAATGTATATCCTGACATTGCTTGGTCATTGAGGTTTCGCATTCTTTATGAAATTGCCTTGGGAGTAAATTATCTTCACAACATGAGTCCTCCTCTCTTGCATCATGATTTGAAGACGCATAATATTTTGCTTGACAGTGACTTTCATGTTAAG ATTGCAGATTTTGGTTTGTCAAAGTGGCGCTTGGTATCTATGTCACTGTCACGCGGTGAGAAATCAATGCCTGAGGGAGGGACAATTATCTACATGCCACCTGAAGATTATGATTTCAGTCAGAAAACGCGTGCAACTATAAAGCATGATATATACag CTATGCCATTATTATGTGGGAAGTGCTGTCAAGAAAGCAGCCGTTTGAAG ATGTTATAAACCCCTTGCAGATTATGTATAGCGTGTCGCAAGGAAAACGTCCGGACACTGGGGACGACTATCTTCCGCTAGACATTCCTCACCGGGCCTTGATGCTGTCGTTAATGGAATCCGGCTGGGGGCAAAATCCAGACGAAAGGCCTTCTTTCTCAA GGTGCTTAATAGAGCTTGAACCCTTGCTGAGAACCTTTGATGAGATACCTATGCTTCAAGCAGTGATACAGTTAAAGAAAGCCAAA GCTGAATACGAGTGGCGATGTGTTCATAAGCCTAGCAAGAAGACCGATGGTGAATCAATATCTCTAAATATACCTTTAAATCCCAGTACGCAAGAG GACTCTTCATCGCAATGTGATAGCTACCTTTCACGAAACACTGTCCGGGATACATCGAAACAGTGCAATCTCCTCTCGGAAG GTAAATATGACTCTTTGGATGAACCTCACTCGTTGATTAGCTTGAAGCAAAATCGCTCGCTGCCGTCAACTATTCCGTCTTATGCATCTCAACAAAACTCCTGCTCGTCCACCACAGATAGTTCTGATTCCTCAAATTCCACGCCATACCCACGTCAGCCACCAAGAAGTAACTCAG ATTTTATGCTGCAGACTCTGCAGACTCTGCAGCGGCAGGAGCAGCAAGATGAAACTGTGGCTCACCAGTGGATCCAAACCAGAAGAGAAGACATTGTCAACCAGATGACGGAGGCTTGCCTTAACCAGTCCTTGGATGCCCTCCTTTCAAGGGATTTAATCATGAAAGAGGATTATGAACTTATCAGCACAAAACCTACAAGGACCTCAAAAGTCAGGCAGCTGCTCGACACGACTGACAGCCAAGGAGAGGAAGTTGCTCGAGTCATAGTGCAAAAACTGAAAGACAACAAGCAGCTGGGACTTCAGCCGTATCCAAATATATCTGCTCCCTGCAGGTCCACATCTTTGAATTGA
- the RIPK2 gene encoding receptor-interacting serine/threonine-protein kinase 2 isoform X2, translated as MWGKEQSERDNLLKEAEILHQARFSYILPILGICNEPEFLGIVTEYMPSGSLNQLLHSKNVYPDIAWSLRFRILYEIALGVNYLHNMSPPLLHHDLKTHNILLDSDFHVKIADFGLSKWRLVSMSLSRGEKSMPEGGTIIYMPPEDYDFSQKTRATIKHDIYSYAIIMWEVLSRKQPFEDVINPLQIMYSVSQGKRPDTGDDYLPLDIPHRALMLSLMESGWGQNPDERPSFSRCLIELEPLLRTFDEIPMLQAVIQLKKAKAEYEWRCVHKPSKKTDGESISLNIPLNPSTQEDSSSQCDSYLSRNTVRDTSKQCNLLSEGKYDSLDEPHSLISLKQNRSLPSTIPSYASQQNSCSSTTDSSDSSNSTPYPRQPPRSNSDFMLQTLQTLQRQEQQDETVAHQWIQTRREDIVNQMTEACLNQSLDALLSRDLIMKEDYELISTKPTRTSKVRQLLDTTDSQGEEVARVIVQKLKDNKQLGLQPYPNISAPCRSTSLN; from the exons ATGTGGGGCAAAGAGCAAAG TGAGAGAGACAATCTCCTGAAAGAAGCTGAAATTTTACACCAGGCGAGGTTCAGTTACATTCTGCCAATTCTGGGGATTTGCAACGAACCTGAATTTCTGGGCATCGTGACGGAATATATGCCAAGTGGGTCACTGAACCAACTTTTACACAGC aAAAATGTATATCCTGACATTGCTTGGTCATTGAGGTTTCGCATTCTTTATGAAATTGCCTTGGGAGTAAATTATCTTCACAACATGAGTCCTCCTCTCTTGCATCATGATTTGAAGACGCATAATATTTTGCTTGACAGTGACTTTCATGTTAAG ATTGCAGATTTTGGTTTGTCAAAGTGGCGCTTGGTATCTATGTCACTGTCACGCGGTGAGAAATCAATGCCTGAGGGAGGGACAATTATCTACATGCCACCTGAAGATTATGATTTCAGTCAGAAAACGCGTGCAACTATAAAGCATGATATATACag CTATGCCATTATTATGTGGGAAGTGCTGTCAAGAAAGCAGCCGTTTGAAG ATGTTATAAACCCCTTGCAGATTATGTATAGCGTGTCGCAAGGAAAACGTCCGGACACTGGGGACGACTATCTTCCGCTAGACATTCCTCACCGGGCCTTGATGCTGTCGTTAATGGAATCCGGCTGGGGGCAAAATCCAGACGAAAGGCCTTCTTTCTCAA GGTGCTTAATAGAGCTTGAACCCTTGCTGAGAACCTTTGATGAGATACCTATGCTTCAAGCAGTGATACAGTTAAAGAAAGCCAAA GCTGAATACGAGTGGCGATGTGTTCATAAGCCTAGCAAGAAGACCGATGGTGAATCAATATCTCTAAATATACCTTTAAATCCCAGTACGCAAGAG GACTCTTCATCGCAATGTGATAGCTACCTTTCACGAAACACTGTCCGGGATACATCGAAACAGTGCAATCTCCTCTCGGAAG GTAAATATGACTCTTTGGATGAACCTCACTCGTTGATTAGCTTGAAGCAAAATCGCTCGCTGCCGTCAACTATTCCGTCTTATGCATCTCAACAAAACTCCTGCTCGTCCACCACAGATAGTTCTGATTCCTCAAATTCCACGCCATACCCACGTCAGCCACCAAGAAGTAACTCAG ATTTTATGCTGCAGACTCTGCAGACTCTGCAGCGGCAGGAGCAGCAAGATGAAACTGTGGCTCACCAGTGGATCCAAACCAGAAGAGAAGACATTGTCAACCAGATGACGGAGGCTTGCCTTAACCAGTCCTTGGATGCCCTCCTTTCAAGGGATTTAATCATGAAAGAGGATTATGAACTTATCAGCACAAAACCTACAAGGACCTCAAAAGTCAGGCAGCTGCTCGACACGACTGACAGCCAAGGAGAGGAAGTTGCTCGAGTCATAGTGCAAAAACTGAAAGACAACAAGCAGCTGGGACTTCAGCCGTATCCAAATATATCTGCTCCCTGCAGGTCCACATCTTTGAATTGA